CCGACTTGAAGTGACAGTGCGTTTTGCCGATGCTTTATAGCATAATAGGTGTGTATTAAATGCCTGTTGAATTCAACAAGAAAAGGCGGGGCAAACCCTTGCATTCTTAAGGTGATCGGGGTTCAATAACATGGTATTTTACCGATAGAAATCGATAATCATTTTTCACTTACATGGAAAAGTCCAGATGCTACAAATTTTTAATACACTAAGTCGTCAAAAAGAAGAGTTTAAGCCCATCCACGTAGGAAAGATTGGGATGTATGTGTGTGGCATCACTATCTACGACTTGTGTCATATCGGCCATGGCCGTACATTTGTGGCATTTGATGCAATTAGCCGCTATTTGCGCTATTTGGGCTATGATTTGAATTATGTTCGTAACGTTACGGATATCGACGATAAAATCATTAAACGCGCCGCGGAAAATAACGAAAGTGTTGAAGAACTCACCACTCGCATGTTAGCGGAAATGCACAAAGATTTTGATGCGTTGAATATTCTACGCCCTGATAGCGAGCCGCGTGCAACGCGCCATATCGGCGAAATTATTACGTTAACTGAAAGCTTAATTGAACGCGGTCATGCTTATGTAGCGGATAACGGCGATGTGATGTTTGAAGTGAAAACTGATCCAAATTATGGCCTGTTATCTCGCCAAGATTTAGAACAGCTTCAAGCAGGTGCTCGCGTTGAAGTGGCTGATGTTAAACGTAATCCAATGGATTTTGTGCTTTGGAAAATGTCCAAAGAAGGTGAACCAAGCTGGGAATCTCCATGGGGCTTAGGCCGTCCAGGCTGGCACATTGAGTGTTCTGCGATGAACAGCAAAACACTGGGTAACCATTTTGATATTCACGGTGGCGGTTCAGACTTAATGTTCCCGCATCATGAAAATGAAATTGCTCAATCGACCTGTGCTCATGATGGCCCATACGTGAATTATTGGATGCACTCTGGGATGGTGATGGTTGATAGAGAGAAAATGTCGAAATCTCTCAATAACTTCTTCACGATT
The window above is part of the Providencia sp. R33 genome. Proteins encoded here:
- the cysS gene encoding cysteine--tRNA ligase; this encodes MLQIFNTLSRQKEEFKPIHVGKIGMYVCGITIYDLCHIGHGRTFVAFDAISRYLRYLGYDLNYVRNVTDIDDKIIKRAAENNESVEELTTRMLAEMHKDFDALNILRPDSEPRATRHIGEIITLTESLIERGHAYVADNGDVMFEVKTDPNYGLLSRQDLEQLQAGARVEVADVKRNPMDFVLWKMSKEGEPSWESPWGLGRPGWHIECSAMNSKTLGNHFDIHGGGSDLMFPHHENEIAQSTCAHDGPYVNYWMHSGMVMVDREKMSKSLNNFFTIRDVLEYYDAETVRYFLLSGHYRSQLNYTEENLKQARTALERMYTALRGTDKSAKAAGGEAFKARFVEAMNDDFNTPEAYSVLFDMVREINRLKAEDMAAANGMAAELRELAGVLGLLEQDPESFLKGGAQGEDDAEVAKIEALIQQRLDARQNKDWAQADAARDALTAMGIVLEDSSAGTTWRRK